The proteins below are encoded in one region of Chiloscyllium punctatum isolate Juve2018m chromosome 9, sChiPun1.3, whole genome shotgun sequence:
- the timm10b gene encoding mitochondrial import inner membrane translocase subunit Tim10 B isoform X1, with amino-acid sequence MEPEIRNLRDFLLVYNKMTETCFNKCVTNLNYRNITLTEENCINNCAGKLIHTNHRLMSAYVQLMPTIVQRRISDYEAKAAEVVQKSNVNLPASESQSSIAEIVPVDLENSIIPDPLNQTNTGSPDQS; translated from the exons ATGGAACCAGAGATCCGCAAC ctgcgGGACTtcctgttagtctataacaaaaTGACAGAAACCTGCTTCAACAAGTGTGTGACCAACCTCAACTACAGGAATATCACATTAACTGAG GAGAATTGCATCAACAATTGTGCTGGTAAATTGATCCACACCAACCATCGGTTAATGAGTGCCTACGTCCAGCTCATGCCAACCATTGTTCAAAGAAGAATCTCTGACTATGAGGCAAAAGCTGCTGAGGTTGTGCAGAAATCAAATGTGAATCTACCTGCATCAGAGAGCCAAAGCAGCATTGCTGAAATCGTACCAGTGGACTTGGAGAATTCCATTATCCCTGACCCCCTGAATCAGACCAACACTGGCTCTCCTGATCAGAGTTAG
- the timm10b gene encoding mitochondrial import inner membrane translocase subunit Tim10 B isoform X2 — MTETCFNKCVTNLNYRNITLTEENCINNCAGKLIHTNHRLMSAYVQLMPTIVQRRISDYEAKAAEVVQKSNVNLPASESQSSIAEIVPVDLENSIIPDPLNQTNTGSPDQS, encoded by the exons aTGACAGAAACCTGCTTCAACAAGTGTGTGACCAACCTCAACTACAGGAATATCACATTAACTGAG GAGAATTGCATCAACAATTGTGCTGGTAAATTGATCCACACCAACCATCGGTTAATGAGTGCCTACGTCCAGCTCATGCCAACCATTGTTCAAAGAAGAATCTCTGACTATGAGGCAAAAGCTGCTGAGGTTGTGCAGAAATCAAATGTGAATCTACCTGCATCAGAGAGCCAAAGCAGCATTGCTGAAATCGTACCAGTGGACTTGGAGAATTCCATTATCCCTGACCCCCTGAATCAGACCAACACTGGCTCTCCTGATCAGAGTTAG